A region from the Spirochaetaceae bacterium genome encodes:
- a CDS encoding RNA pseudouridine synthase produces MLNTSHDLRLLHDNADVWLFEKPAGLAVQGGKGVSYSFEDLIKDSLDEKPYLVHRLDKDTAGILLVAKSSSAASKYSNYFKSKGRAVKLYKTIVSGNFSKTMEITDKVYTDKGLQTAHTSAKLIKQYGKFSLVQLQLHTGRMHQIRQHLSKQGFFIVGDDKYGNFDLNRELTRQLKANGQELKLMLYASQLTIKEEGINISLELPSYFKELLKN; encoded by the coding sequence ATGCTTAATACCTCCCACGATTTACGCCTTTTACACGATAACGCCGATGTTTGGCTGTTTGAAAAGCCGGCCGGCCTTGCCGTACAAGGCGGTAAAGGGGTAAGCTATAGCTTTGAAGATTTAATTAAAGATAGCCTAGACGAAAAACCTTACCTAGTACACCGCCTAGATAAAGACACGGCCGGTATTTTACTGGTAGCTAAAAGCAGCAGCGCTGCCAGCAAATATAGCAATTACTTTAAGAGTAAGGGGCGAGCGGTTAAATTGTACAAAACTATCGTAAGCGGTAACTTTAGCAAAACTATGGAGATAACCGATAAAGTTTATACCGATAAAGGGCTGCAAACGGCGCATACTTCGGCCAAATTAATTAAACAATATGGCAAGTTTAGCTTAGTACAGTTACAGCTGCATACAGGACGTATGCACCAAATACGGCAGCACTTAAGTAAACAAGGCTTTTTTATTGTGGGCGATGACAAATACGGTAACTTTGATTTAAACCGTGAACTTACCCGCCAATTAAAAGCTAACGGCCAAGAACTAAAGTTAATGCTTTATGCCAGCCAGCTAACCATTAAGGAAGAAGGCATTAATATTAGCTTAGAGCTGCCTAGTTATTTTAAAGAACTGTTAAAAAATTAA